The following are from one region of the Bradyrhizobium sediminis genome:
- the lexA gene encoding transcriptional repressor LexA, which yields MLTRKQYELLRFISERLKESGVPPSFDEMKDALDLRSKSGIHRLITALEERGFIRRLPNRARAIEVIKLPEISGAGAGNGRRGFTPSVIEGTLGKVRSSSAGSESDGERPVAVPVMGRIAAGTPIEALQTRSHTISVPPDMLGSGEHYALEVRGDSMVDAGILDGDMALIQRNDSADTGDIVVALIDEEEATLKRFRRRGASIALEPANTSYEVRILPPNRVRIQGKLIGLYRKY from the coding sequence ATGCTCACGCGCAAACAATATGAACTCCTGCGATTCATCAGCGAACGCCTGAAGGAATCCGGCGTTCCGCCCTCCTTCGACGAGATGAAGGATGCGCTGGATTTGCGCTCGAAGTCCGGAATTCACCGTCTCATCACCGCGCTGGAAGAGCGCGGCTTCATTCGCCGCCTGCCCAATCGCGCCCGCGCGATCGAGGTCATCAAGCTGCCCGAGATTTCAGGCGCCGGTGCCGGCAACGGCCGCCGTGGTTTCACGCCCAGCGTTATCGAAGGCACGCTCGGCAAGGTGCGTTCCAGCAGTGCCGGTTCCGAGAGTGACGGCGAGCGTCCGGTCGCGGTTCCCGTCATGGGCCGCATCGCCGCCGGCACGCCGATCGAGGCGCTGCAGACCCGCAGTCACACCATCAGCGTGCCGCCGGACATGCTCGGCTCCGGCGAGCATTACGCGCTCGAGGTGCGCGGCGATTCCATGGTGGACGCCGGCATTCTCGACGGCGACATGGCGCTGATCCAGCGCAACGACAGTGCCGACACCGGCGACATCGTGGTGGCGCTGATCGACGAGGAGGAAGCAACCCTGAAGCGCTTCCGCCGCCGCGGCGCGTCGATCGCGCTGGAGCCGGCCAACACCTCCTACGAAGTCCGCATCCTGCCGCCGAACCGGGTCAGGATTCAGGGCAAGCTGATCGGGCTGTACCGGAAGTACTGA
- a CDS encoding molybdopterin molybdotransferase MoeA → MALMPVADALAAILAGVEPLPEEMVALDAAYHRVLARDAAALRTQPPQAMSAMDGYAVRAADAAHVAARLKVIGEVAAGRPFEKTVGTGEAVRIFTGGVIPAGADAVIIQEDTVAEDGGITITEAARPGRHIRPAGIDFREGDVLLPRGTRLTDRDLSLAAGMNHKELAVHRRPKVAMLATGDELVMPGSIPGPGQIVYSNGYALRALARGAGAETVDLGIAADTVEATTSGIRRARDAGADILVTMGGASVGDHDLVKRSLEAEGVAMAFWRIAMRPGKPMMHGRLGAMRVIGLPGNPVSSYVCGFLFLAPLIRALSGRSAVHHVSETALLGSDVAANDIREDYLRARLKRRADGVLIATPVNHQDSSLLGNLAAAAALVMRRPFAPAAAAGTPCEILRLPD, encoded by the coding sequence GTGGCACTGATGCCCGTCGCCGACGCCCTGGCCGCGATTCTCGCTGGCGTCGAGCCGCTGCCGGAGGAAATGGTCGCGCTGGATGCGGCCTACCACCGCGTGCTCGCGCGCGACGCCGCGGCGTTGCGGACCCAGCCGCCGCAGGCGATGTCGGCGATGGACGGCTATGCGGTGCGCGCCGCCGACGCCGCTCATGTGGCGGCGCGGCTCAAGGTGATCGGCGAGGTCGCGGCCGGCCGCCCGTTCGAAAAGACGGTCGGCACGGGCGAGGCGGTGCGGATTTTTACCGGCGGCGTGATCCCTGCCGGCGCCGACGCCGTCATCATCCAGGAAGATACCGTCGCCGAAGACGGCGGCATCACGATCACGGAAGCCGCGCGCCCGGGACGGCATATCCGCCCCGCCGGCATCGACTTTCGCGAGGGCGACGTGCTGTTGCCCCGCGGAACCCGCCTCACCGACCGCGATCTCTCGCTGGCCGCGGGCATGAACCACAAGGAGCTGGCCGTGCATCGCCGGCCGAAGGTGGCGATGCTCGCCACCGGCGACGAGCTTGTGATGCCGGGCTCGATCCCCGGCCCCGGGCAGATCGTCTATTCCAATGGCTACGCGCTGCGGGCGCTGGCCAGGGGTGCAGGCGCGGAGACCGTCGATCTCGGCATCGCCGCCGACACCGTCGAGGCCACGACGAGCGGCATCCGCCGCGCCCGCGACGCCGGCGCCGACATCCTCGTCACCATGGGCGGCGCGTCGGTCGGCGACCACGACCTCGTCAAGCGCTCGCTGGAGGCCGAGGGCGTCGCCATGGCGTTCTGGCGGATCGCGATGCGGCCGGGCAAGCCGATGATGCACGGGCGGCTCGGCGCGATGCGGGTGATCGGCCTGCCCGGCAATCCCGTGTCGTCCTATGTCTGCGGCTTCCTGTTCCTGGCGCCGCTGATTCGCGCGCTGTCCGGCCGATCGGCCGTCCACCACGTCAGCGAGACGGCTTTGCTCGGGTCCGACGTCGCCGCCAACGACATCCGCGAGGACTATCTTCGCGCGCGCCTCAAGCGGCGCGCCGACGGCGTCCTGATCGCCACTCCGGTCAACCATCAGGACAGCTCGCTGCTCGGAAATCTCGCTGCGGCAGCGGCACTCGTGATGCGCCGCCCGTTTGCGCCGGCCGCTGCCGCCGGCACGCCTTGCGAGATCCTGCGGCTTCCGGACTGA
- a CDS encoding HAD-IA family hydrolase, whose product MDPPLLTPGDADVLLFDLGRVVLDIDFNKALTCWAGHAGCAPAEIAARFVREESYRHHEVGKIDDAAYFESLRQSLGIRLSDGQLLEGWNAIFVGEMPGIAALLARAAKRLPLYAFSNTNNAHVEYFPVAYADVLGHFREMFLSSAIGLRKPDADAYDHVVKAIGVPASRIVFFDDLADNIEGARARGLIGIHVRSTDDVAKALAELGI is encoded by the coding sequence ATGGACCCGCCTCTCCTCACCCCCGGCGACGCCGACGTGCTGCTGTTCGATCTCGGCCGCGTCGTGCTCGATATCGATTTCAACAAGGCGCTCACCTGCTGGGCCGGTCACGCCGGCTGCGCGCCTGCCGAGATCGCCGCGCGCTTTGTCCGCGAGGAATCCTACCGGCATCATGAGGTCGGCAAGATCGACGATGCCGCGTATTTTGAAAGCCTGCGCCAATCGCTCGGCATCAGGCTTTCCGACGGGCAACTGCTGGAAGGATGGAATGCGATTTTCGTCGGCGAAATGCCCGGCATCGCCGCGCTGCTGGCCCGCGCCGCAAAGCGTCTGCCGCTCTATGCCTTCTCCAACACCAACAACGCCCATGTCGAATATTTCCCGGTCGCTTATGCCGACGTGCTCGGCCATTTCCGGGAAATGTTTCTGTCGTCCGCGATCGGGCTGCGGAAACCCGACGCTGACGCCTATGATCATGTGGTGAAGGCGATCGGCGTGCCGGCGTCGCGCATCGTGTTCTTCGACGATCTAGCCGACAATATTGAGGGCGCGCGGGCGCGGGGGTTGATTGGCATTCACGTGAGGTCGACCGATGACGTGGCGAAGGCGCTGGCTGAGCTGGGGATCTAG